In the genome of Thermodesulfobacteriota bacterium, the window GGCATACAACTCGCCCCGACCCCTGATAGAGAGAAGAACATCGAGAAGGTGCGGGAACTCGTCGGGCTCGCCGCGAAGGGCGGGGCGCAGATAGTGTGCCTCCCGCAGCTTTTCGCCGCGCAGTGGTTCCCCGCCGTCATAGACAAGAAGAACTTTTCCCTGGCCGAGCCGGAGGACGGCCCCACGATAAGCGCTTTAAAGGAGCTTGCGGCCGCCGAGGGCGTGGTCCTTATATGTCCGGTATTCGAAAAGGACGGGGAGGACTACTTCAATACCGCCTTTATTCTGGGCCCCGGCGGCGGGGTTATCGGCAAGTACCGTAAGGTCCACGTCCCCCAGATCCCACTCTGGGAGGAGCGGGCCTACTTCAAGCCAGGCGACCTGGGCTTTCCCGTCTTCGAGACCCCGTTTGCCCGTGTGGGTGTCCAGCTCTGCTGGGACGTCTTCTTTCCCGAGGGGATGAGGGTGCTCGCGCTCAAGGGGGCGGAGGCGGTCTTCGCGCCCACGGCCTCCGCCTTCTACCACTCCCGCGGGAAGTGGGAGCGGGCCATTAGGGCGGCGGCGCACGCCAACGGTATCTTCGTCTTCAGGGTAAACCGCGTGGGCAAGGAGCTCGCCCAGGAGTTCTACGGGCGGAGTTTTTGCACCGGGCCGGACGGGGAGTACGTACTAAAGCCCTGCGGCTCCTCCGAGGGGGTGGTGCTCGCCGACCTCGACCTCGGCGAGATAGGGGAGACGAGAAGCGAGTGGGTATTCCTTAAGGACAGGAGGCCCGGGGAGTATGGGGAGATCGTGGGGAAGAGTAAGTGAGGGCGCGCCTTGCCGAAATAATCTCCGGGGCCCTTGACGGGGCCGTTAAAGACGGCGCTATAAAGAATAAGAAGCCCGTCATTATCGAAAAGCCCAAGAAGGAGGAGTTCGGGGACTTTTCCACCAACCTGGCGATGCTCCTCGCCCCGCTCGAAAAGCGTTCCCCCCGCGAGGTCGCCGCAGAGCTTGCGGGGAGGATCGCCGCCTCGCCCGAGGTTACGAAGTGCGAGGTCGCCGGGCCCGGCTTCATAAACATCTTCCTCGAGCATTCGTTCTGGTTAAAACTCCTTACCGAGATACTTGAAAAGAGTGATACATTCGGCGACTCCGACGTCGGCGCGGGCAAAAAGGTGCAGGTAGAGTTCGTGAGCGCCAACCCCACCGGGCCGCTCCACATAGGGCACGGCAGGGGCGCGGCCGTGGGCGTTACCCTCGCAAGGGTCCTCGAAGCCTGCGGCTTCGAGGTCACGCGCGAGTACTACGTAAACGACCTGGGGTTGCAGATGGAGATACTCGGCGAGTCCGTCAGGCTTCGGCGGGAAGAGCTTTCGGGGAAAGAGATAACGTTCCCGGACGACCACTACAAAGGGGAGTACATAAAGGAGATAGCCGGGGAGTACGATAAAGAGGTAGCTTCTTTCGGTAAGGACGATTCGCTTCCCACATGCGGTGAGTTTGCCGCGGACGCTATACTCTATGGCATAAAAAAGGATTTAAGCGACTTCGGCGTGGAGTTCGACGTATGGTGCCGGGAGAGCTCCCTCGACGAGAGAGGGCTTATAGCGGAGGCGATAGACGCGCTCAAGGAAAAAGGTTTTGTCGAGGAGAGGGACGGCGCCACGTGGTTCCTGACTGAAACCAAAGAGTTGGGGGACGACAAGGACAGGGTCCTCATAAAGACCGACGGCCAGAGGACCTACCTGGCCTCGGACGTCGCCTACCACCGGGAGAAGCTCCAGCGCGGGTTCGATACGATAGTCGACGTCTGGGGCGCGGACCATCACGGGTATCAGGGGAGGATAAAGGCGGTATTCAAGGCCTTCGGTGAAGACGAAAAAAAACTAAAGGTAATCTTCATCCAGCTCGTTAGCCTCTTAAGGGACGGCGAGCCCGTGGCCATGAGCACGCGGGCCGGAGAGTTCGTGACGCTCCGCGAGGTGATGGATGAGGTCGGCTCCGACGCCTGCCGCTTCTTTTTCCTCATGCGTAAGTCCGACGCGCATCTGGACTTCGACCTCGAGGTGGCGAAGAAGGCCGCACCGGAGAACCCGGTCTTCTACGTGCAGTACTGCCACGCGCGCATACACAGCATCATGGCTTTCGCCCTGGAGAAGGGGGTCGAGATGCCCGAGGAGTTCGACGACGCGCTTCTCGGGAGGCTTGAGCTGAAGGATGAGGTCGCGATAATAAAGCAGCTCGGCGGCTTCGGGGAGGTCGTGGAGCGCGCCGCGCTCGAGATGGAGCCCCACCGGGTGACTTTTTACCTTCAGGACCTTGCCGGGCTTTTTCATCCTTATTACAATCGCACCCGCGTGGTCACCGACGACCTGGAGCTCTCGCG includes:
- a CDS encoding nitrilase-related carbon-nitrogen hydrolase, with product MKKCVKTAGIQLAPTPDREKNIEKVRELVGLAAKGGAQIVCLPQLFAAQWFPAVIDKKNFSLAEPEDGPTISALKELAAAEGVVLICPVFEKDGEDYFNTAFILGPGGGVIGKYRKVHVPQIPLWEERAYFKPGDLGFPVFETPFARVGVQLCWDVFFPEGMRVLALKGAEAVFAPTASAFYHSRGKWERAIRAAAHANGIFVFRVNRVGKELAQEFYGRSFCTGPDGEYVLKPCGSSEGVVLADLDLGEIGETRSEWVFLKDRRPGEYGEIVGKSK
- the argS gene encoding arginine--tRNA ligase, with the protein product MRARLAEIISGALDGAVKDGAIKNKKPVIIEKPKKEEFGDFSTNLAMLLAPLEKRSPREVAAELAGRIAASPEVTKCEVAGPGFINIFLEHSFWLKLLTEILEKSDTFGDSDVGAGKKVQVEFVSANPTGPLHIGHGRGAAVGVTLARVLEACGFEVTREYYVNDLGLQMEILGESVRLRREELSGKEITFPDDHYKGEYIKEIAGEYDKEVASFGKDDSLPTCGEFAADAILYGIKKDLSDFGVEFDVWCRESSLDERGLIAEAIDALKEKGFVEERDGATWFLTETKELGDDKDRVLIKTDGQRTYLASDVAYHREKLQRGFDTIVDVWGADHHGYQGRIKAVFKAFGEDEKKLKVIFIQLVSLLRDGEPVAMSTRAGEFVTLREVMDEVGSDACRFFFLMRKSDAHLDFDLEVAKKAAPENPVFYVQYCHARIHSIMAFALEKGVEMPEEFDDALLGRLELKDEVAIIKQLGGFGEVVERAALEMEPHRVTFYLQDLAGLFHPYYNRTRVVTDDLELSRARLLLSKAVATVVARGLNLLGVSAPVKM